The DNA segment CTCACGATCAAGCCGCTGAAGCACAGGCCCTATCATGCTGCTCTTTTCAGCTATCATTTCCTGTATCTCTGTCGCGGTTTTCTGCGGGTTCTGGTCGGCACGGTCAAGGATAGCCATAAAGAGCTGTGTGTAAAATGCCCGCTTAATACGCTCTTCCGTAACTACTATATCCTGCATTGCGCCATTGAGGTCAAATTGTACGTTTAACACCGGCTGTACCGGCGCTGCGCTCGATGCTGATGCAGGATCGTAATACACACGTGAGCCCGGCAGCATGTTGAATGTATCTTTCATGCTGGTTGGCACCTGCATAGGCGGCTGAACCGTCAGCTGCCTTGCCGTGGTCTTATCCCGCTCCATCGCCTGCAGCTGCGCCGCGTTGCCAAAAGCCGTTTCTCCTGGCCCGTAACCGTAAACATCGCGTCCGACCTGATACCATCTGCCGCCTACAAACGGCAGCTCATTGTGCCCGCCGACCTCAAGCACATCAAAACCCTCGTCAAGCCAGTAACAGGATAAAAACTCGAAATCGCCTGCGAGCTTAACCGGTATTCGCCCATCGTTCGGAGCGATAAGGTGATGAACATTAAACTCAACAGCCTCATCACCACGAAAAGCGCGAAGGACATTTCCCGGACAAGCTTTTTCGCCGAAGCGCTGCACAAGCTGCTCCGGAGTCATTTTCAGCGACCGCATAAATTCGTTGATTACGCCGCGAAAATCCTGAGATATGCAATATTCGCCAGTCTCTTGAGGAATACAGACAAAAGGCCTTCTGTCGTCCTCCAGAATCAGAAAGCCTCCCGTGCCGTAGGGGCCCAGATTGTTGTAGGTTTCGGCATATGCGTCATATACGCCACAAGCCAGCATATCCGCGTTCATGATTTCCTCGCAGTCTATGCAATAGCGGCGCACCTCCTGCAGCTCGTCCACCTTAGGATCCGGGTCGGCCAGGTGGTACCATTGTTGATTAGGAGATGTCAGTCCGGATTGCAGCCCAGCAGAAAGCACCTGCACAGCATAAAGCGGAGTATCGTTATATAAGGCTCTCCAACTCCTGCGCCCCTGCCTGTTGCACTCCTGAAAATAGCCGAATATCGGAGCTACAACCTCCTGTATCTGCCTCCAGCGTGGCTCCCAATCCTGCCGCACTGACAGCATGTTGCTTCGGCGCCGTTCCAGCGCCCTTTTTACAGCTCCGTTGTCTTCCATGTTCTTCACATCCCGAGAAGCTGCTTACGCTGCACGTTTGCCGCCCCCAGCTTGCCGCCATCCGTGGCATCTGTTGAGGCTACGCCGACGCGGCGCTTCTTTTTACCCTGCTCAGCATCTCCATACATCGCCTGCGCCGTATCAGAAAAACTGTCTGACTGGATATTTCCCGCTGAACGGTTTGGCTGACTCGCCGCATCGTTGGCCGCCTTTTCAGCCGCAAGCTGCTTCTGTTTTGCCAATTCCGCAGCCTGACGTTTTGCCTCCTCGGCAGCCTTTCGCTGCTGCTCTTCCAGGGCTTTTCGCTGCTCCTCCGCAAGTCGCGCCTGCTCTGCCGCAGCAGCCTTGTTATCCTGAT comes from the Cloacibacillus sp. genome and includes:
- a CDS encoding portal protein, translated to MEDNGAVKRALERRRSNMLSVRQDWEPRWRQIQEVVAPIFGYFQECNRQGRRSWRALYNDTPLYAVQVLSAGLQSGLTSPNQQWYHLADPDPKVDELQEVRRYCIDCEEIMNADMLACGVYDAYAETYNNLGPYGTGGFLILEDDRRPFVCIPQETGEYCISQDFRGVINEFMRSLKMTPEQLVQRFGEKACPGNVLRAFRGDEAVEFNVHHLIAPNDGRIPVKLAGDFEFLSCYWLDEGFDVLEVGGHNELPFVGGRWYQVGRDVYGYGPGETAFGNAAQLQAMERDKTTARQLTVQPPMQVPTSMKDTFNMLPGSRVYYDPASASSAAPVQPVLNVQFDLNGAMQDIVVTEERIKRAFYTQLFMAILDRADQNPQKTATEIQEMIAEKSSMIGPVLQRLDREILRPSINRIYAIEARAGRLPEPPEVLVGRELSVQYTSPLMLALNTRRTASIEKYVGFIANVAQAKPEVLDLINIDKTMRSYANFIDVPPDCIYSEEEVEMTRQTRAQAQEEAQKQAQMMELLKTAPEAMKKMGDTPIMRADGTASNLLADVGAGMAEGMGGGA